A stretch of DNA from Spirosoma endbachense:
CAAACGGGTGGCCGCCCTGACCAAAACCGGAGGCTGGGCCAGCTATTCCCTGCGTGCTGCTGGTGAGTTGTTGGTTGTTCCGGCTGGGATTGATCCGGCCGAAGCCGAAGCCCTGGTCGTCAATGGGCTCACAGCCTGGCAGATGTTGCATCGGAAAGCCCACATTCGCGCGGGTCAAACCATCGTCGTGCATGGCGCCAACGGGGGTGTCGGCACAACCTTGGTCCAACTGGCCCTGCACGCTGGCGTACGGGTCATCGGGCTGGCTTCGCGTCGGCACCACGCTACCCTGAAAGAGCAGGGCGTTGAGCCCATAGATTATAACGACTCAAACTGGGCCCAGCAGATTCGGCAACTGGCGCCTGATGGGGTCGATGCCGTTTTCGATAATGTAGGTGGGGCCGGTATTACGCACTCGTTTCGCTTACTCAAGCGGGGTGGCACCCTGGTCAGTTACGCGATTGCCTCGGCCATGCTGAGTAAAAAATCGATGCTACTTAATTTCATTAACCTAATCGCCCAGCTAACCTGGTGGAACCTGCTGCCGAATGGTCGCCAGGCTCTGTTCTATGACGTCATGGCGGGTCGGGGTAGTCAGGCGTTTCAAACCCGCTCACAGGACGATTTTGCCCAGCTCATGAGCTTGCTGGCCAGTGGTGTGCTTCCCCCCCGCATTGCCGCCCGTTTTCCCCTTGACCATATTCAACAGGCCATGGAACTGGCCGAATCCCGAACGGCCTATGGCAAGGTCATCCTCATTCCCAACCAGTCCCCGAACGCCTAAACGGCCGCATGCCATGAAGAACAATCCCCAACAAACCCACCATATCTTACTAACCGGCGGCAATGGCCTGGTCGGCAAGTCGTTAACACAGCCCTGCTCGGGGAAGGGCACCGGGTTAGCCACCTGAGCCGTACCCCATCCATCATTGCTGACGTCACGACCTACGGCTGGAACGTTGTGGAACAACAGATCGATGCGCGTTGCCTGGACGGGGTCGATACGATCATCCATCTGGCGGGTGCGGACATCGCCGAGGAGACCTGGACGCCCGCCCGCAAGCTGGAAATTAGCCGCAGCCGTACCGAATCGATCCGGCTCCTCTACCGATTGATGGGCCAGCGGCCTCATGTCGTCAAATCGGTCATCTCGGCCTCGGGTATCGCGTTCTACGGGGACCGATCCGATGAAATCCTGACCGAGCATAGCCCTCCATCGCCCGATTTTCTGGGAACGGTCTGCCAGCAGTGGGAGGCTGCTGTTGGTGAAGGGAAAGCCCTGGGCCTGCGCGTGGTTATCTTTCGCACGGGGGTCGTCCTCACCAAAGCGGGTGGGGCGTTGGCTTCGTTGGTGCCGATGATCCAGTCGGGTTTTGGGGCCACTATCGGCAGCGGTCGCCAGTGGGTTCCCTGGATACACCTGCAGGATGTGGTGGGGCTGTATGGCCTGGCGGTTCGGGACCCTTCATTGGTGGGTGTGATTAATCAAACCGCTCCGGGTCTGCTCACCAATCGGCAATTTATGGAAGCCCTGGCCCGGCACTTTAACAAACCGCTTTGGATGCCTTCCATTCCCGCTTTTATGCTGAAGCTGATGATGGGGGAACGCAGTGCTTTTGTCCTCAATAGTGCCAGGGCTGTCCCACCCCAACAGCTTCTGCAAGCCTATCACTATAGCTATCCTACCCTTGATCAAGCACTAAGCGCCATTTATTCCTAACACGCGGAGGACTCAATGGGTCTAAGATCTAAAGCATTAGACTACTGGAACGCGTTGGCCATCTTCACCCTAAAAACCACGTTTGCCCATTCTTCCCCTGGTATGGCTCGATTCGTATGCTACTGATGGCGTTGGACAGATAGTAAAAATTCACTGTCTCACAATTCGCTCCCACCTGAGACGAAGGAACGTTCATGGAGCTGCTTCATAATTGGGGCGTTAAAAGAGACTTTATAGTAAGATGATGTACAATAGCATTAATTTCAGGAGGCTTGTCATTCTATTGCAAAAGAGATTTATTTGCTATTAAGAGCCCGATTTACCTAATGAGACGAAAAAAACACGGTACTAGTATTGAGTTACTATCAATCATTTAGCCAGCAATAGTTTCGCAAAATCTCGCCCAATAATATGTTGAGTGTTCGCTCATCAAATGCTTGTTTGCCAGCGTCCCGGAGAAAGTTTGAACGCCCCAAAGGTCAAGTTTTTGCAAAAAATAAGGAAAACCATTTAAATCAGTTTATGATGAGAAACCATACCGCTATTACAAAATTCATCATTATAACAATCGGATTTATAGTCGTATTATTACAACCTAAGGCCACGATAGCCCAATGCAGGAATTTTACTTTAAAAGAGCTGGAAAAATTCAGCACTATAAATCCAAATTTAGATGCAGTATACAGAGAGGCAGGTTATAATCTTGTGACGACCAGCAAAAAAAGCATGGTTGGAACGTGTGGTAATGGTTCATATGCTGAAGGAACACTAGGGATAATAGTACCATTAGCTGGAAACCCCCAAATAGCACTACTGAATGTTTCTCATAGTTATTTGGATGAACTTCATACACAAATGACAGAAAGAAATTATAGAAGATTGGGTGGCAGTTCAGGTACATACTTCTATACTAATGATAGATTTAAAATTTCCGAACAAATAATATCCAAAGAGAAAAAACTTTACAGAATAACAATTCAAAATAATTTGTCAACTGCACAACCAGATTCTAAAAATCCATTCTATACATTTATTATAGGTTTTCGTGAATATGTAGAGGTTACCAACCCAATCATTAAAAATGATCTAAGTTCTATTTATTCTGCTTATTCTGCAAAAATCTC
This window harbors:
- a CDS encoding medium chain dehydrogenase/reductase family protein, which encodes MQPIKEANSFPFVSQQVVLPAPVEPSGFLIHNHQLSQPARGQVIVRVEASGISFAEQAMRRNRYPGQPTFPFVPGYDLVGTVVAIGPGVDASWMGKRVAALTKTGGWASYSLRAAGELLVVPAGIDPAEAEALVVNGLTAWQMLHRKAHIRAGQTIVVHGANGGVGTTLVQLALHAGVRVIGLASRRHHATLKEQGVEPIDYNDSNWAQQIRQLAPDGVDAVFDNVGGAGITHSFRLLKRGGTLVSYAIASAMLSKKSMLLNFINLIAQLTWWNLLPNGRQALFYDVMAGRGSQAFQTRSQDDFAQLMSLLASGVLPPRIAARFPLDHIQQAMELAESRTAYGKVILIPNQSPNA
- a CDS encoding TIGR01777 family oxidoreductase — its product is MIADVTTYGWNVVEQQIDARCLDGVDTIIHLAGADIAEETWTPARKLEISRSRTESIRLLYRLMGQRPHVVKSVISASGIAFYGDRSDEILTEHSPPSPDFLGTVCQQWEAAVGEGKALGLRVVIFRTGVVLTKAGGALASLVPMIQSGFGATIGSGRQWVPWIHLQDVVGLYGLAVRDPSLVGVINQTAPGLLTNRQFMEALARHFNKPLWMPSIPAFMLKLMMGERSAFVLNSARAVPPQQLLQAYHYSYPTLDQALSAIYS